In Tenrec ecaudatus isolate mTenEca1 chromosome 4, mTenEca1.hap1, whole genome shotgun sequence, a single window of DNA contains:
- the LOC142446859 gene encoding olfactory receptor 51V1-like: MISISNLSNPNFVLTGFPGLEVDYIWFAIPFSSIYAMVFLGNCMVLHVIRTEPTLHEPMFYFLAMLALTDLCMGLSTVPTVLGILLGLLQEISLEFCIAQSYFIHGLSIMESSVLLAMSFDRYIAICNPLRYSSILTKDKIMKIGIAILGRSSLLIPPVIIRLKFLNYCHPHILSHSFCLHQDLIRMACSDIRFNSIYALFLVISTLLLDSVLILMSYIMILHTVLAIASREERIKSLQTCASHVCAVLVFYIPIIGLTMVHRFGKHLSPLVHVLMGNIYIIFPPLMNPIIYSIKTQQIQKRIQRFFYLKGT, from the coding sequence ATGATCTCCATCTCTAACCTCAGTAATCCCAACTTTGTTCTGACTGGTTTTCCTGGCTTGGAAGTTGACTACATCTGGTTCGCCATCCCTTTCTCCTCCATCTATGCCATGGTGTTCCTGGGAAACTGCATGGTGCTTCATGTGATCAGAACTGAGCCGACTTTGCACGAGCCCATGTTTTACTTCTTGGCCATGTTGGCCCTGACTGACCTGTGCATGGGCTTGTCCACAGTGCCCACCGTGCTGGGAATTCTGTTGGggctccttcaagaaatcagcttGGAGTTTTGCATTGCCCAGTCCTACTTCATCCATGGTCTATCAATCATGGAGTCCTCTGTCCTTCTTGCTATGTCCTTTGACCGCTACATTGCTATTTGCAACCCCTTGCGCTATTCTTCTATCCTAACAAAGGACAAAATCATGAAAATTGGGATTGCGATTTTAGGTAGAAGTTCCTTACTCATACCTCCGGTCATAATTCGCCTGAAGTTCTTAAACTATTGCCACCCCCACATTCTTTCTCACTCGTTCTGTCTACATCAAGACTTAATTAGAATGGCTTGCTCAGACATTCGTTTCAACAGCATCTATGCTCTGTTTCTGGTAATCAGCACCCTCTTGTTGGATTCAGTTCTCATACTTATGTCCTACATCATGATCCTGCATACAGTCTTAGCCATTGCATCCAGGGAAGAGAGGATCAAGTCTTTACAGACATGTGCATCTCACGTCTGTGCAGTTTTGGTTTTCTACATTCCAATTATTGGTCTGACTATGGTTCATCGTTTTGGGAAACACCTCTCACCTTTGGTTCATGTTCTCATGGGAAACATCTATATTATTTTTCCACCTTTGATGAACCCTATTATTTATAGTATCAAGACTCAGCAGATacaaaagagaatccagagatttTTCTACTTGAAAGGTACTTAA
- the LOC142446860 gene encoding olfactory receptor 52A5-like isoform X2, whose product MFKLNVTIFMPPLLTLIGIPGLEAVQFWIGIPFCAMYIVALFGNSLLLVIIKSERSLHEPMYLFLAMLGATDIALSTCILPKMLGTFWFHLAEIYFEVCLLQMWLIHTFQSIEWGILLAMALDRYVAICDPLRHATIFTHQRLTQIGVGVTLRASFLVAPSLILIKCRLRFYRTTVVSHSYCEHMAIVKLAAEDVRINKIYGLFVAFSILGFDILFITLSYIRIFVTVFNLPQKEARSKAFNTCITHICVFLEFYLLAFFSFFTHRFGFHIPSYVHILLSNLYLLVPPFLNPLVYGVKTKQIRYRVSRILFC is encoded by the exons ATGTTCAAACTCAATGTCACAATCTTCATGCCCCCACTGCTGACACTGATCGGTATCCCTGGCTTGGAAGCTGTGCAGTTCTGGATTGGAATTCCCTTCTGTGCCATGTACATCGTTGCCCTTTTTGGCAATTCCCTGCTTCTTGTCATCATCAAATCCGAGCGAAGCCTCCATGAGCCCATGTATCTCTTCCTGGCAATGCTTGGAGCAACTGACATTGCTCTCAGTACGTGCATCCTACCCAAAATGCTAGGAACATTTTGGTTCCATTTAGCAGAGATATACTTTGAAGTCTGTCTCCTGCAAATGTGGCTCATCCACACGTTCCAGTCTATTGAGTGGGGCATTCTGCTGGCCATGGCCCTGGACCGCTATGTGGCAATCTGTGATCCTCTGAGACATGCAACCATTTTTACTCATCAGCGTCTTACTCAGATTGGAGTCGGAGTGACTCTCAGAGCTTCCTTCCTTGTAGCTCCGAGTCTCATCCTCATCAAATGCCGGCTCAGGTTCTACCGCACCACTGTGGTCTCTCACTCCTACTGTGAGCACATGGCCATCGTGAAGTTAGCAGCAGAAGATGTCCGAATCAACAAGATCTATGGTCTCTTTGTGGCTTTTAGTATTCTAGGATTTGACATTCTCTTCATCACACTCTCCTACATCCGCATATTTGTAACAGTCTTCAACTTGCCTCAAAAGGAAGCAAGATCCAAAGCCTTCAACACCTGCATCACTCACATCTGTGTCTTCCTGGAGTTTTACCTCTTggctttcttctccttctttacGCATAGGTTTGGGTTCCACATTCCATCCTATGTTCACATTCTTCTGTCCAATCTGTATCTACTTGTCCCACCTTTTCTCAACCCTCTAGTTTATGGGGTAAAGACCAAGCAGATTCGATATCGAGTGTCCAGAAT ATTATTTTGTTAA
- the LOC142446860 gene encoding olfactory receptor 52A5-like isoform X1 yields MFKLNVTIFMPPLLTLIGIPGLEAVQFWIGIPFCAMYIVALFGNSLLLVIIKSERSLHEPMYLFLAMLGATDIALSTCILPKMLGTFWFHLAEIYFEVCLLQMWLIHTFQSIEWGILLAMALDRYVAICDPLRHATIFTHQRLTQIGVGVTLRASFLVAPSLILIKCRLRFYRTTVVSHSYCEHMAIVKLAAEDVRINKIYGLFVAFSILGFDILFITLSYIRIFVTVFNLPQKEARSKAFNTCITHICVFLEFYLLAFFSFFTHRFGFHIPSYVHILLSNLYLLVPPFLNPLVYGVKTKQIRYRVSRIFSSRDPS; encoded by the coding sequence ATGTTCAAACTCAATGTCACAATCTTCATGCCCCCACTGCTGACACTGATCGGTATCCCTGGCTTGGAAGCTGTGCAGTTCTGGATTGGAATTCCCTTCTGTGCCATGTACATCGTTGCCCTTTTTGGCAATTCCCTGCTTCTTGTCATCATCAAATCCGAGCGAAGCCTCCATGAGCCCATGTATCTCTTCCTGGCAATGCTTGGAGCAACTGACATTGCTCTCAGTACGTGCATCCTACCCAAAATGCTAGGAACATTTTGGTTCCATTTAGCAGAGATATACTTTGAAGTCTGTCTCCTGCAAATGTGGCTCATCCACACGTTCCAGTCTATTGAGTGGGGCATTCTGCTGGCCATGGCCCTGGACCGCTATGTGGCAATCTGTGATCCTCTGAGACATGCAACCATTTTTACTCATCAGCGTCTTACTCAGATTGGAGTCGGAGTGACTCTCAGAGCTTCCTTCCTTGTAGCTCCGAGTCTCATCCTCATCAAATGCCGGCTCAGGTTCTACCGCACCACTGTGGTCTCTCACTCCTACTGTGAGCACATGGCCATCGTGAAGTTAGCAGCAGAAGATGTCCGAATCAACAAGATCTATGGTCTCTTTGTGGCTTTTAGTATTCTAGGATTTGACATTCTCTTCATCACACTCTCCTACATCCGCATATTTGTAACAGTCTTCAACTTGCCTCAAAAGGAAGCAAGATCCAAAGCCTTCAACACCTGCATCACTCACATCTGTGTCTTCCTGGAGTTTTACCTCTTggctttcttctccttctttacGCATAGGTTTGGGTTCCACATTCCATCCTATGTTCACATTCTTCTGTCCAATCTGTATCTACTTGTCCCACCTTTTCTCAACCCTCTAGTTTATGGGGTAAAGACCAAGCAGATTCGATATCGAGTGTCCAGAATTTTCTCCTCCAGGGACCCGTCTTGA
- the LOC142444280 gene encoding olfactory receptor 52P1-like — MAENATQHYISTFFLVGIPGLQDFHSWIGIPVCLLFALTLLGNTVIIVTIKLEPSLHQPMYFFLCMLALNDMVLASSTAPRMLGIFWLDAHWYDFDVCLAQMYFIHTFCIFESALLVSMAFDRYVAICIPLRYTTILTTPMVIKMGLTGITRAVFMVLPCPLLIKRLPYCTKYIINHTYCEHMAVVKLASANTLINRAYGISVALSVMLLDLGLIATSYVKILQAVFRLSSQNARSKALGTCAAHVCTILVSYTPALFSFLTHRIGKKVPQSVHIIFASMYLLVPPTVNPLVYGVKTKQIRDRVVGLFFPNRKLSEN; from the coding sequence ATGGCAGAAAATGCTACACAACACTACATCTCAACTTTCTTCCTGGTTGGCATTCCTGGTTTACAAGATTTTCACTCCTGGATTGGTATTCCTGTTTGCCTCCTGTTTGCCCTCACCCTGCTGGGGAACACTGTAATCATTGTTACCATCAAGCTAGAGCCAAGCCTCCACCAGCCTATGTATTTCTTCCTTTGCATGCTCGCACTGAATGATATGGTTCTTGCATCTTCCACAGCTCCCAGGATGCTTGGCATATTCTGGTTGGATGCTCACTGGTATGACTTTGATGTTTGCTTAGCACAAATGTATTTCATTCACACATTTTGCATATTTGAATCAGCCCTCCTCGTTTCTATGGCCTTTGACCGCTATGTAGCTATTTGCATCCCTCTGCGTTATACAACCATCCTAACCACACCGATGGTAATCAAGATGGGGCTAACAGGAATAACTCGAGCTGTCTTTATGGTTTTGCCCTGTCCTCTTCTCATTAAGAGACTGCCTTACTGTACTAAATATATCATTAATCATACAtattgtgagcacatggctgtggTGAAATTGGCCAGTGCCAACACTCTCATTAACAGAGCATATGGTATCTCGGTGGCCCTTTCAGTGATGCTATTGGACCTAGGACTTATAGCCACATCCTATGTCAAAATCCTCCAAGCTGTCTTTCGGCTCTCTTCCCAGAATGCCCGTTCTAAAGCACTAGGTACCTGTGCTGCCCATGTCTGCACTATACTTGTTTCCTACACACCCGCTCTGTTCAGTTTCCTAACTCATCGCATAGGCAAAAAGGTACCCCAAAGTGTCCACATAATTTTTGCAAGTATGTACCTTCTCGTTCCCCCAACAGTAAACCCTCTGGTCTATGGTGTCAAGACCAAGCAGATACGTGACCGAGTGGTAGGTCTCTTTTTCCCAAACCGAAAACTTTCTGAAAACTAA